The following are from one region of the Leucobacter sp. Psy1 genome:
- a CDS encoding HK97 family phage prohead protease, with translation MRTFERRAFNLANPEIRSANDSEARLHFTGRAVVYDSLSEDFGGWQEVIRPGAATRTLQRNPDVRLLLNHDANMLLGRTASGTLRLTEDDEGVLVDADMADVSYARDLAVLVERGDLNQMSFGFWITNDSWSGSLHEVREFDLDGGDVSPVTFPAYAETSAELRSLARKRLDQERGRPLALDQHRVRELELLAEL, from the coding sequence TTGAGAACATTCGAACGGCGAGCATTCAATCTCGCCAACCCTGAGATCCGATCCGCGAACGACTCCGAGGCGCGCCTGCACTTCACTGGTCGCGCCGTCGTCTACGACTCCCTGTCGGAAGACTTCGGCGGCTGGCAGGAGGTGATCCGCCCCGGGGCTGCGACGCGCACGCTGCAGCGCAACCCCGACGTGCGTCTCCTCCTGAACCACGACGCCAACATGCTGCTCGGGCGCACCGCGTCCGGAACCCTCCGTCTCACGGAGGACGACGAGGGCGTGCTCGTCGATGCCGACATGGCAGATGTGAGCTACGCGCGCGATCTGGCGGTGCTCGTCGAGCGCGGCGATCTCAACCAGATGTCGTTCGGGTTCTGGATCACGAACGATTCGTGGTCCGGCTCGCTTCACGAGGTTCGCGAGTTCGACCTCGACGGCGGCGACGTGTCCCCGGTGACATTCCCCGCTTACGCCGAGACATCGGCGGAGTTGCGATCGCTCGCGCGGAAGCGACTTGACCAGGAGCGCGGGCGACCGCTCGCGCTCGATCAGCACCGCGTCAGGGAGCTCGAGCTTCTCGCCGAGCTCTGA
- a CDS encoding DNA cytosine methyltransferase, with protein sequence MADLRAASLCTGAGGLDLAAEALLNSRMVWCAEFDDAPSMVIEQRFPGVPNVRDVKRIPWWIMAPIDVLTAGYPCQPFSLAGARKGEDDERHLWPSIAEGIQVMRPRHVLLENVRGHLSLGFDQVLHDLDGMGYAVAWRILSASAVGACHRRERLFIYAQPVEHAAPASGRVLAVAGADGWLEADEDLFGDRLPWTEKLPTAGVMRDGAIRSVTLPQAVAEGALFPTPDASAANDGEGIETWRARRERVKARGINGNGMGMPLAIAVQELPTPTASDHTGSGGNHASHVTLTDAVIRTEFGTKQNERHLLPTPEAKLATSGPDYARQGRDQSGGHDLTTAVALLPTPYAYEGARGGVQDPEKRREGGHSVALSDVVAFDLLPTPSAAIATGGQRSRSGDRQDELLLGGIAIEAQRVAQWGKYEAAVERHALMLGRTPAAPTQPNTKGNPELAPRFVEWMMCLAEGWVTDIDYGDHLTARKTREAILRILGNGVVPPQALAAYRTLLAVSQTQPHDTAALAAEGQLGADAESREAVSAA encoded by the coding sequence GTGGCTGATCTCAGAGCGGCGTCACTCTGCACCGGTGCGGGCGGGCTCGACCTCGCCGCTGAGGCGCTCCTGAACTCGCGCATGGTCTGGTGTGCCGAGTTCGACGATGCACCCTCCATGGTGATCGAGCAGCGGTTCCCGGGTGTACCGAACGTGCGAGACGTGAAGCGGATCCCGTGGTGGATCATGGCACCGATCGACGTGCTCACGGCCGGGTACCCATGTCAGCCGTTCTCCCTCGCCGGCGCGCGCAAGGGAGAGGACGACGAGCGCCACCTATGGCCGTCGATCGCTGAGGGTATCCAGGTCATGCGGCCCCGTCACGTGCTGCTCGAGAACGTGCGCGGTCACCTCTCTCTCGGGTTCGATCAAGTGCTGCACGATCTCGACGGCATGGGCTACGCGGTCGCTTGGCGGATCCTGTCGGCTTCGGCCGTGGGCGCCTGCCATCGTCGAGAGCGCCTGTTCATTTACGCGCAGCCGGTCGAGCATGCTGCACCGGCGTCGGGTCGCGTGCTCGCCGTGGCGGGTGCTGATGGGTGGCTCGAGGCTGACGAGGACCTGTTCGGGGATCGCCTGCCGTGGACGGAGAAGTTGCCGACCGCAGGAGTCATGCGGGATGGTGCGATTCGTTCGGTCACGTTGCCGCAGGCGGTCGCCGAGGGGGCACTGTTCCCCACTCCCGACGCGTCGGCTGCGAACGATGGGGAGGGCATAGAGACTTGGCGTGCTCGTCGCGAGCGCGTGAAGGCGCGCGGCATCAACGGGAACGGAATGGGGATGCCTCTCGCGATCGCGGTCCAGGAGCTCCCGACGCCGACCGCCAGTGACCACACCGGATCCGGTGGCAACCACGCGTCACATGTGACCCTGACCGATGCCGTCATTCGAACGGAGTTCGGCACGAAGCAGAACGAGCGTCACTTGCTCCCGACTCCGGAGGCGAAGCTCGCGACCTCTGGCCCGGACTACGCGCGCCAGGGCCGGGACCAGTCAGGCGGGCACGATCTCACGACCGCCGTCGCTCTCCTGCCAACCCCTTACGCATACGAGGGCGCAAGGGGCGGCGTGCAGGATCCGGAGAAGCGTCGAGAGGGTGGGCACTCCGTGGCCCTCTCGGATGTTGTCGCATTCGATCTGCTCCCCACTCCGTCGGCCGCGATCGCGACAGGCGGGCAGCGCAGCCGCAGCGGGGACCGTCAGGATGAACTCCTCCTCGGCGGTATCGCGATTGAGGCGCAGAGAGTCGCCCAGTGGGGGAAGTATGAGGCGGCGGTCGAACGCCACGCGCTCATGCTCGGCCGCACCCCTGCAGCGCCTACTCAGCCGAATACGAAGGGCAACCCGGAACTCGCCCCCAGGTTCGTCGAGTGGATGATGTGCCTCGCTGAGGGATGGGTCACCGACATCGACTACGGAGACCACCTGACCGCCCGGAAGACGAGAGAGGCGATCCTCCGCATCCTCGGTAACGGTGTCGTCCCACCCCAGGCACTCGCCGCGTACCGGACACTCCTCGCCGTCTCACAGACCCAACCCCACGACACCGCCGCGCTCGCCGCAGAGGGTCAACTCGGAGCTGACGCTGAATCGCGAGAGGCGGTGAGCGCGGCATGA
- a CDS encoding phage major capsid protein — protein MANSVELRTQRARTVEALRAITEAAENENRNLTAEERQSYERGETEFRDYTERINRLEGEERRNAELGQAIDGSAQRAGGSGDEQRSQERRSAFMQFVRGGALAPEQRALVQNAAGEILVPEDLEQEIIREVPRISAIRPLAGQRPTTSNRVRRRSLDEVKVGWGKLETNEQTLTDSMPDTPEEEWTYIEDLYGLAKIGEDEFDDTDTNLEAFVRDSFARAAAEAEDTAFTIGAGHAQHRPVGIFSTAGGVPVVESLASDYSGNSGANGKAAIIDDLKGLVYAVPAQYRRNGGFLMSSLTELFISTIKDSNGQYLWQPSVQAGRPATFNGFAIANQEDIASIEAGSPIAAFGDFNAGYRVYDRLGITVKRLEELYSEEGMIGFKFRKRVGGDVIRPQALRILSTKSA, from the coding sequence ATGGCTAACTCTGTTGAGCTGCGCACGCAGCGTGCACGCACCGTCGAGGCGCTGCGGGCGATCACCGAGGCCGCGGAGAACGAAAACCGCAACCTCACCGCCGAAGAGCGGCAGTCGTACGAACGGGGCGAGACCGAGTTCCGCGACTACACGGAGCGCATCAACCGGCTCGAGGGCGAGGAGCGCCGCAACGCCGAGCTCGGCCAGGCGATCGACGGCTCCGCGCAGCGAGCCGGCGGTAGCGGTGACGAGCAGCGCTCGCAGGAGCGCCGATCGGCATTCATGCAGTTCGTCCGCGGCGGCGCGCTCGCCCCGGAGCAGCGCGCACTCGTGCAGAACGCGGCCGGCGAGATCCTCGTCCCCGAGGATCTCGAACAGGAGATCATCCGCGAGGTGCCGCGCATCAGTGCGATTCGCCCCCTGGCCGGTCAGCGCCCGACCACCTCGAACCGAGTGCGCCGTCGCTCGCTCGATGAGGTCAAGGTCGGGTGGGGCAAGCTCGAAACCAACGAGCAGACCCTCACCGACTCGATGCCCGACACCCCCGAGGAGGAGTGGACGTACATCGAGGACCTGTACGGTCTCGCGAAGATCGGCGAAGACGAGTTCGACGACACTGACACGAACCTCGAGGCGTTCGTCCGTGACAGCTTCGCTCGCGCGGCCGCCGAGGCGGAAGACACCGCGTTCACCATCGGCGCCGGGCACGCGCAGCACCGACCGGTCGGCATCTTCAGCACCGCCGGCGGCGTCCCCGTCGTCGAGTCGCTGGCCTCCGACTACTCGGGCAACAGCGGCGCCAACGGCAAGGCCGCGATCATCGACGACCTCAAGGGCCTCGTCTACGCCGTGCCCGCGCAGTACCGCCGAAACGGTGGATTCCTGATGAGCTCCCTCACTGAGCTGTTCATCTCGACCATCAAGGACAGCAACGGCCAGTACCTCTGGCAGCCGTCCGTCCAGGCCGGCAGACCGGCGACGTTCAACGGATTCGCGATCGCGAACCAGGAAGACATCGCATCAATCGAGGCCGGTTCGCCGATCGCCGCATTCGGCGATTTCAACGCCGGATACCGCGTCTACGACCGTCTCGGCATCACCGTGAAGCGCCTCGAAGAGCTCTACTCGGAAGAGGGCATGATCGGCTTCAAGTTCCGGAAGCGCGTCGGCGGCGATGTCATTCGCCCCCAGGCTCTCCGGATCCTCTCCACGAAGTCGGCGTAA
- a CDS encoding peptidoglycan DD-metalloendopeptidase family protein — translation MSSNPSLGVAYLTLLPTMKGSSKVIEKELGGVPASKIGSSMGARLTNGFKAVSTVTMAAAGTALGVALTKGFGRLKAIDQAQAKLRGLGNDSKTIEKIMTNATAAVKGTAFGLDEAATAAAGAMAAGVKPGKELERNLKLVADAATIAGTDMGSMGAIFNKVAASNKVQMDVINQLHDAGVPALSFLAKTMGVTSEEASKMASAGEIDFATFQKAMEEGLGGAAQSSGDTFSGAMANVFAALGRIGAGIMGGVFPKLAPLFQSIQAALGPVEDQASRLGEVIGNVVSPMLDRFVQLLEGGTGKLAEARAVLAPAAGAFAALGASGLAPLIGMVPGLGGLAGALARLGGPLGIAAGLFIGLVSTSPELQSALSDLLGAVLGLATSLAPYLRTVAEIAGVVLTEGLRVLTGVLTETASVLSAVISWVTESDSRVNALATTIGIAAGAFVAYRVALAAISFAKLTAGLVANTAAWVRKTAAMVADKWATVQIIGLYVKDFIVAMASKTAALARSGAAWVANTAKLVANRVALLAHQAGLKLWIQLAAMQAASLWRTTTAWVRNTAVVVGQKVALVASTVATKAAAAAQALFNAALKANPIGLVITAVTALVGAVVWFFTQTEAGREIFAAVVAAFAMGWEQIKAGFAAVTAAFVAGWDQIRAGFAFVVSAFALGWEQMKAGLAAVRDFFVGIWTAITEWISTKINQAKLIIAVGVLAIRLGWEKTWSAVQRFFVSTWTAIVTWVTTKINQAKQIIALGLAVVRTVWSAGWTAVRSFFVNTWTAITSWLTSGLAAVHNLVRSGVAAVRSVWSSTWTAIKNTFVTIWSGIKSTLTTMINFVKTKPAEAFRKAKDGIVTAWNKIKDAAKTPVKFVLQKVINDGLIGTINKIPGVNIAELALPKGFHDGGYTGAMAATKVAGVVHGDEHVIRSASRRAIEARHPGVLDHMNRHGSIPGYKGGGFVTPLPRGSYSVSQPFHSGHNGIDLAAPTGTKTMAAAAGRITHAGWEPGGSFGGGNQVNVLHDGNILTWYAHLSSIAARVGQQVRKGQTIGRVGSTGNSTGPHLHYMIETGYRGSLGSGNWINPAPFMSGHTAPSGGDGGWWNPLDGLVDWVKTKITDKFPGGGMWVDAAAGLAKQTAENAVKHFTSFIGKDDHGQASTRKPLLFDNGGWLPTGVSLVENRTGRPEPIFTGDEFDRMVGDKGEGGGPDRATFEIYDTDGVLVGVIDGRIKQKLAPASRSRAREELGV, via the coding sequence GTGTCATCCAACCCCAGTCTCGGTGTCGCCTACCTGACGCTCCTTCCCACCATGAAGGGCTCGAGCAAGGTCATCGAGAAGGAGCTCGGCGGCGTTCCCGCCAGCAAGATCGGCTCGTCGATGGGTGCCCGTCTCACGAACGGGTTCAAGGCTGTCTCTACGGTCACGATGGCGGCCGCAGGTACCGCTCTCGGTGTCGCTCTGACGAAGGGATTCGGCCGCCTCAAGGCGATCGACCAGGCGCAGGCGAAGCTCCGTGGCCTCGGCAACGACTCAAAGACCATCGAGAAGATCATGACGAACGCGACCGCAGCGGTCAAGGGGACAGCGTTCGGTCTCGACGAAGCGGCGACCGCAGCCGCTGGCGCTATGGCTGCCGGCGTCAAGCCGGGTAAGGAACTCGAGCGCAACCTCAAGCTCGTCGCGGACGCGGCGACGATCGCCGGTACGGACATGGGTTCGATGGGCGCGATCTTCAACAAGGTCGCCGCCTCGAACAAGGTCCAGATGGACGTGATCAATCAGCTCCACGACGCCGGCGTCCCGGCGCTCAGCTTCCTGGCGAAGACGATGGGGGTGACCTCCGAAGAAGCGTCGAAAATGGCCTCTGCAGGAGAGATCGATTTCGCTACCTTCCAGAAGGCCATGGAGGAGGGCCTCGGTGGTGCCGCTCAGTCGAGCGGGGACACGTTCTCAGGAGCCATGGCCAACGTATTCGCTGCTCTAGGGCGGATCGGAGCCGGAATCATGGGCGGCGTCTTCCCAAAACTTGCCCCCTTGTTCCAGTCAATTCAGGCCGCTCTCGGCCCGGTCGAGGATCAGGCTTCACGCCTGGGTGAGGTTATCGGGAACGTTGTCTCCCCGATGCTCGACCGGTTCGTGCAGCTACTCGAGGGCGGTACGGGGAAGCTCGCCGAAGCGAGAGCGGTGCTCGCTCCGGCCGCCGGCGCGTTCGCCGCTCTCGGCGCCTCCGGCCTTGCTCCGCTGATCGGGATGGTTCCGGGGTTGGGTGGTCTTGCCGGGGCGCTCGCGAGGCTCGGCGGGCCACTGGGTATCGCCGCTGGCTTGTTCATCGGTCTAGTTTCCACCTCCCCCGAGCTGCAGAGCGCCCTCTCGGACCTGCTCGGTGCGGTCCTCGGGCTCGCGACTAGCCTCGCCCCATACCTGCGGACCGTCGCCGAGATCGCCGGGGTAGTCCTGACGGAGGGTCTGCGTGTTCTCACGGGTGTGCTCACCGAGACCGCGAGCGTCCTCTCGGCAGTGATCTCCTGGGTCACAGAAAGTGACTCGCGCGTCAACGCTCTCGCAACCACCATAGGAATCGCCGCGGGAGCTTTCGTCGCGTACCGGGTGGCTCTCGCCGCGATCTCGTTCGCGAAGCTCACGGCTGGCCTGGTCGCCAACACTGCCGCGTGGGTCAGGAAGACAGCGGCGATGGTGGCCGACAAATGGGCCACGGTGCAAATCATCGGACTCTACGTCAAAGACTTCATTGTCGCGATGGCAAGTAAAACCGCGGCGCTCGCGCGGAGTGGCGCGGCGTGGGTCGCGAACACGGCAAAGCTCGTCGCTAACCGTGTGGCGCTGCTCGCGCACCAGGCGGGACTCAAGCTCTGGATTCAGCTCGCCGCGATGCAGGCCGCATCCCTTTGGAGGACCACGACCGCATGGGTACGCAACACGGCGGTCGTCGTCGGTCAGAAGGTCGCGCTTGTCGCTTCCACCGTGGCGACGAAGGCCGCGGCTGCAGCACAGGCATTGTTCAATGCGGCGCTGAAGGCGAATCCCATTGGACTCGTGATAACCGCCGTCACCGCTCTCGTCGGCGCTGTCGTCTGGTTCTTCACACAGACCGAGGCGGGGCGAGAGATCTTCGCTGCTGTCGTCGCAGCTTTCGCGATGGGTTGGGAGCAAATCAAGGCTGGATTCGCCGCGGTGACGGCCGCTTTTGTCGCCGGTTGGGACCAGATCCGCGCCGGATTCGCGTTCGTCGTCTCCGCCTTCGCACTCGGCTGGGAGCAGATGAAGGCCGGCCTTGCTGCGGTTCGTGACTTCTTTGTGGGGATCTGGACCGCCATCACGGAGTGGATCTCCACGAAGATCAATCAGGCGAAACTGATCATCGCTGTCGGGGTGCTCGCCATACGGCTCGGGTGGGAGAAAACCTGGTCAGCGGTGCAACGGTTCTTTGTTTCCACTTGGACAGCAATAGTCACTTGGGTTACCACGAAGATCAATCAGGCCAAACAGATCATCGCTCTCGGCCTCGCTGTCGTACGCACCGTCTGGTCTGCTGGCTGGACTGCCGTCCGCAGCTTTTTCGTGAACACCTGGACCGCCATCACCTCCTGGCTGACCTCCGGACTCGCTGCAGTGCACAATCTGGTCCGCTCCGGAGTCGCGGCTGTGCGATCTGTGTGGTCCTCAACCTGGACTGCAATAAAGAACACATTCGTAACTATTTGGTCCGGGATCAAATCCACGCTCACCACCATGATCAACTTCGTCAAAACGAAGCCTGCCGAGGCGTTCCGCAAGGCGAAAGACGGCATCGTCACCGCGTGGAACAAGATCAAGGACGCCGCGAAAACACCTGTCAAATTCGTGTTGCAAAAAGTCATCAACGATGGGCTCATCGGAACGATCAACAAGATCCCCGGCGTCAACATCGCAGAGCTCGCCCTCCCCAAGGGCTTCCATGACGGCGGATACACCGGAGCCATGGCCGCGACGAAGGTTGCGGGCGTGGTGCATGGCGATGAGCATGTGATCCGCTCGGCATCACGTCGCGCGATCGAGGCGCGCCACCCTGGCGTGCTCGATCACATGAACCGTCATGGCAGCATCCCGGGGTACAAGGGCGGCGGGTTCGTGACGCCGCTTCCCCGGGGCAGCTACAGCGTATCGCAGCCGTTCCACAGTGGTCACAACGGTATCGACCTCGCCGCACCGACGGGGACGAAGACGATGGCGGCCGCCGCGGGACGCATCACGCACGCCGGGTGGGAGCCCGGCGGATCGTTCGGCGGCGGCAATCAGGTCAACGTGCTCCACGACGGAAACATCCTGACGTGGTACGCGCACCTCTCGTCGATAGCCGCGCGGGTGGGGCAGCAAGTGCGCAAGGGCCAGACGATCGGCCGGGTCGGTTCGACCGGCAACTCGACCGGCCCGCACCTGCACTACATGATCGAGACCGGATACCGGGGCAGCCTCGGTTCTGGCAACTGGATCAATCCCGCACCGTTCATGTCCGGGCACACCGCGCCGTCTGGCGGCGATGGTGGCTGGTGGAACCCGCTCGACGGTCTCGTCGATTGGGTGAAGACGAAGATCACGGACAAGTTCCCCGGCGGCGGTATGTGGGTCGATGCCGCGGCAGGGCTCGCGAAGCAGACAGCCGAGAACGCGGTGAAGCACTTCACCTCATTCATCGGCAAGGACGATCACGGCCAGGCGAGCACCCGCAAACCGCTGCTGTTCGACAACGGCGGATGGCTCCCGACAGGCGTGAGCTTGGTCGAGAACCGAACCGGGCGACCTGAACCGATCTTCACCGGCGACGAGTTCGACCGAATGGTCGGCGACAAGGGTGAGGGCGGCGGTCCCGACCGGGCGACGTTCGAGATCTACGACACCGACGGCGTGCTCGTCGGCGTCATCGACGGACGCATCAAACAGAAGCTCGCCCCGGCGAGCCGTTCGAGAGCTCGAGAGGAGCTAGGAGTCTAG
- a CDS encoding HNH endonuclease produces MAAGIPGRTTAAHRRNRANLKRKTAEHNLPCALCGQPIDTTLNWRDPEAFAYDHKKSIVSHPELADVPSNGQPSHKRCNENKSSGDERPGLGDPSEVW; encoded by the coding sequence GTGGCGGCTGGCATTCCCGGCCGCACTACCGCGGCGCACCGCAGGAACCGCGCGAACCTCAAGCGCAAGACCGCCGAGCACAACCTGCCGTGCGCGCTATGCGGTCAGCCGATCGACACCACACTCAACTGGCGAGACCCCGAAGCCTTCGCATACGACCATAAGAAATCGATCGTCTCGCACCCGGAGTTGGCGGACGTGCCATCCAACGGGCAGCCTTCCCACAAGCGGTGCAACGAGAACAAGAGCTCAGGCGACGAACGCCCCGGACTCGGTGATCCTTCCGAGGTCTGGTGA
- a CDS encoding phage portal protein: protein MGRVSNAFRALVTPSEKRSRRRMPSLGGSRTLAGVTVTPELALQVNAVYSAVRLVSEAIACLPVSVVKKQGRSRRAPSGAHARTARLITIAPNPTMDAGEFWRLLTAWMLLRGNAYAYVQRDGNGDVQALWPIPPTMVKVLRTPTGVLAYKLSHDQRDCWLPVEPGYVATHLEVLHYRWFGLGTEGLSPIGVARQTIGISHAATAYVGGFFERDATPETVVTTQGNLTEEQYDRLLDQLEDRHQGFDKSHNLAVFEGGAKLERVSLSPADAAFLDIYKLTRSDIASIYGVPPHKIGDLEHATFSNIEHQSIEFVQDGLLPPIRRLELVTASLFADDDMQIKFDTKGRMRGDTATQAQSYATGRQWGYLSANDIRALEDKDPIEGGDVYLEPINMIPAGQTTVQRAGNSPAQIPTLAPTEYRAAIERRAAPAEESPTWSARITTVLVGYLDEFRDEVAAALAAERNLRSLAQIDGDVWEELLAEQLQPVFAGIVSEFGERAASQVGGTFASGKTTNWVLAAARRQAHSYNVSLFESLERVLSDLGETSVLDALRTFFEGRAAETALVAATVVNAIGGFGRHEGAAQNGARMKTWVVNSSNPRPSHAAMARETVSIDEPFSNGCMWPCDPSGGVDEVAGCTCSVMFEYEEDLT from the coding sequence GTGGGTAGGGTCAGCAACGCATTCCGCGCGCTCGTGACGCCGAGTGAGAAGCGCTCCCGCCGTCGGATGCCGTCTCTCGGCGGATCGCGCACTCTCGCCGGCGTCACGGTCACGCCGGAGCTCGCGCTGCAGGTGAACGCGGTTTACTCCGCGGTGCGCCTCGTCTCGGAGGCGATCGCCTGTCTCCCGGTCTCGGTCGTGAAGAAACAGGGCCGAAGCCGCCGAGCACCCTCGGGAGCGCACGCTCGGACAGCTCGACTGATCACTATCGCACCGAACCCCACCATGGACGCCGGGGAGTTCTGGCGACTCCTGACCGCCTGGATGCTGCTCCGGGGCAACGCGTACGCGTACGTGCAGCGCGACGGCAACGGGGACGTTCAAGCCCTGTGGCCGATCCCCCCGACGATGGTGAAGGTCCTGCGCACGCCCACCGGAGTCCTTGCCTACAAGCTCTCGCACGACCAGCGCGACTGCTGGCTCCCCGTCGAACCTGGGTACGTCGCGACGCACCTCGAGGTGCTGCACTACCGGTGGTTCGGGCTCGGCACTGAGGGTCTCTCCCCCATCGGGGTAGCCCGTCAGACGATCGGGATCTCCCACGCCGCCACCGCGTACGTCGGCGGGTTCTTTGAGCGCGACGCGACGCCGGAGACAGTCGTCACGACGCAGGGCAACCTCACCGAAGAGCAATACGACCGGCTTCTCGATCAGCTCGAGGACCGTCACCAGGGGTTCGACAAGTCTCACAACCTCGCAGTGTTCGAGGGGGGCGCGAAGCTCGAGCGAGTCTCGCTCTCCCCCGCTGACGCGGCGTTCCTCGACATCTACAAGCTCACCAGATCCGACATCGCATCGATCTATGGAGTTCCGCCGCACAAGATCGGCGACCTCGAGCACGCCACCTTCTCGAACATCGAACACCAGTCGATCGAGTTCGTGCAGGACGGTCTCCTCCCGCCGATCCGGCGGCTCGAGCTCGTCACCGCGAGCCTGTTCGCGGACGACGACATGCAGATCAAGTTCGACACGAAGGGTCGGATGCGGGGCGACACCGCGACACAGGCGCAGTCGTACGCCACCGGGCGACAGTGGGGCTACCTCTCCGCGAACGACATCCGCGCACTCGAGGACAAAGACCCGATCGAGGGCGGCGATGTCTACCTCGAGCCGATCAATATGATCCCTGCCGGACAGACCACCGTGCAACGCGCTGGCAATTCCCCCGCGCAGATCCCCACGCTCGCACCCACCGAATACCGCGCAGCGATCGAACGCCGAGCAGCACCCGCCGAGGAGTCGCCCACGTGGTCCGCCCGGATCACGACCGTCCTCGTCGGCTACCTCGACGAGTTCCGGGACGAGGTAGCCGCGGCGCTCGCCGCCGAGCGGAACCTCCGATCCCTGGCGCAGATCGACGGCGACGTGTGGGAGGAGCTGCTCGCCGAGCAGTTGCAACCCGTGTTCGCGGGCATCGTCAGCGAGTTCGGAGAGCGCGCGGCGTCGCAGGTAGGCGGCACATTCGCGAGCGGCAAGACGACCAACTGGGTACTCGCCGCCGCGCGCCGCCAAGCGCATTCCTACAACGTCTCGTTGTTCGAATCGCTCGAGCGGGTGTTGTCCGACCTCGGTGAGACCTCCGTGCTCGATGCGCTCCGCACGTTTTTCGAGGGACGCGCCGCCGAGACTGCGCTCGTCGCCGCGACCGTGGTGAATGCCATCGGCGGATTCGGTCGCCACGAGGGCGCCGCGCAGAACGGCGCTCGCATGAAGACGTGGGTAGTCAATTCCAGTAACCCGAGACCCTCGCACGCCGCCATGGCTCGCGAGACGGTCTCGATCGACGAGCCGTTCTCGAACGGCTGCATGTGGCCGTGCGACCCCTCCGGCGGGGTCGATGAGGTCGCCGGCTGCACTTGCTCCGTGATGTTCGAGTACGAGGAGGACCTGACTTGA